DNA sequence from the Streptomyces sp. MST-110588 genome:
TCACCTTGACCCCGGCCTCCCGGGCGGCCGAACAGATCAGGAAGGTGTTGATCGCGGCGGGGTCGCCGATCGGCTCGTCCAGGTGGTACGTCATCCGCGGCAGCAGGTCGAGCACGTTCGGAGCGATCTCGATCTCGTGCAGGTCCACGCCGAACCGCTCGGCCACCTGCCGGGCGTAGCGCAGGTCGTCCGGCATCGCCTCGAACCTGGCGTCCTCGGCGCGGAAACCGATCGTGTACGCGGAGATCCCCGGCTGGTGGCGGGCCGCGAGCGCGGTCAGGTAGCTGGAGTCGAGACCGCCGGAGAGGAAGGTCGCCACGGGCACGTCGGAGAGCAGGTGCTGCCGGGTCGACTCCTCGACGATGGCCGCCAGGTCCGGCTGCTCACCGGCCCGGGCCTGTTCCCGGCCCTCGGCGGCGACCTCCTTCAGGTTCCAGTACCGGCCACGCTCCACCCGGCCGTCGGGCCGGAACCTGAGCCAGCTCCCCGGCGGCAGCTTTTCCGCCTCACGGAACGCGCAGCGCGAGTCCGGCACCCAGTAGTACAGCAGCGAGGCCACCAGCGCCGCGGGGTCCACCTCCAGCGACCCGCCACTGATGGCGGCCAGCGCCTTGAGCTCGGAGGCGAACACCAGGCCCGCACCGCGCCGGAGCAGGAACAGCGGCTTGATGCCCAACTGGTCGCGGGCGAGCACCAGATCACCGGTGCGCTCGTCGAAGACCGCGAAGGCGAACATGCCACGCAGCCGGGGCAGGCAGTCGGTGCCCCAGCGCCGCCATGCCTCCAGCAGCACCTCGGTGTCGGAGGTACCGCGAAAGCGCACCCCGGCGGCTGCCAGCTCGGCACGCAGTTCGGGCGCGTTGTACAGCTCGCCGTTGTACGTCAGGGCGAGGCCGCCGGAGACCATCGGCTGGGCGCCGGTCCCGGACAGGTCGATGATGGCCAGTCGGCGGTGCCCGAGGTGCACCTCGCCGTCACCGGCGCGGTGGCTGTAGCGGCCCGCCCCGTCCGGGCCGCGGTGGGCGAGGACATCGGTGAGCCGGTCGGTCACGGCCTTCCCGTCCGGCCACCGGTACGTACCTGCGATGCCACACATGTCCTACCGCGCCTCCTGGTCGCTGTCCGGGATCCGTGCGGCCGGCCCCGACCGCCGCTCCGTCCACGGCCCGCCCTCTCCCACTGCCTGAACGGCGTGGGAGGTACCGCCACCGTTGCGCCGGGCCAGCCACTCGAAGTGGCCGCGCAGCGCGGTGCGCTGCCCGTCCCACAGCGTGCCGTCGGTCCGGTCCCGCGGATCGGGGTCGATCAGCACCACACCGATCACCGCCACGCGCAGGTCCGCGAGCTGCCGCGCCACGGTGTGCAGCCAAGCGGCGCTGCCGTGCCCGGCCCGTACGACCAGCACGGCCCGGCCACCGAGCCAGGGCAGGTCGGTCCACGCCGTGCCGGGCGCGACCGAGCCGACGCCGAGCCGGCGCACCCGGTGCGGCAGGGCCGCGGCACGCTCGCCGCCGACCACGGCAGGGTCTCCCGGCTCCTGGCGGCTGTTGGCGAGCTCCGGGCCGGGCAGCCCGTCGACGACGACCACCTGCTCCTTCGCCGCCAGCGCCCTGGCGAGGTTCAAGGCGATCACGCTCGCGCTGTGCGCACAGCCCAGTTCCAGCAGCGACACCGGTTCCGCGGAGCCGCGCACGATGCGGGCCAGGGCCGCGGTGAGCCGTTCGTACGCCGCCCGGGTCCCCGGGCGCTGCCGCAGCCCGGCCGGCCGGCGGGGTGCGCGGCGCAGCTCCGCCATGACCGAGGCACCCAGGTTCACCGCGATCTCCCGGCGCAGTACGGGACGGTCCGCCACCACCGCGCCGACCGCGGCCAGCGCGAGCCCGAGGACGAGCCCGAGGACGGATCCGATCGCGGCGTTGGTCGCAGCGGCCTTGGGCAGGGAGTGCCGTACCGCGCGCGGGGCGTCCACGATCTGCGTGCCGGCGACGAGCCGGGGCGTGCCGGTGCGCGCCTCCGAGGCGCGCTGGTCGAAATCGGCGATCCGCGAGTTGAGTTCGGCCCGGCGGGCGAAGAGCGACTCCAGGCTCGCCGAGGCTTTCGGGTCGCCCTTCGGCGACCGGTGTCCGATCGCCTTGTTGACCTGCGCGAGCTCCTCGCGCATACGGTCACGCTGGTCGAGCAGGGCCGTGGCCTCGGCCGTCGCTGCCTCCCGCATCCGCCTGATGTGGTCCGCGACGAACGCGTCGGCCAGCGCCTTGGCCCGGGCCACCGCTTCCGCCTCACTCCCACCTGTCACATCGATCTGCAACAGGTTGTTGGTCAAGCCGGTACCCCGGTAGTCCCCCATGAAGTCTTCCGGCTCTTGCGGGGACTTCAGGGACGCAAGGGCCTGGCCGGCGATCCGCGTGGTCCCCAGCAGCGCCACATCGGTACGGATCAGCGTTCCGGTGTCGTTCGGCTGGTCCTCCTTGTGCGCGACCAGCACCTTGGTCACCGCGGTCGGCGGTGGCGGCAGCAGCACCGCCACCGCCGCGCCGACCAGCAGCCCTAAGAGCACCATGGAGCACCACAGGCGGCGGCGCCTGCGCACCGCCGCCACCAGCGCCTGAAGGTCCAGCAGCGGAGCGGCCGGCGAGGACTGCGACGTCGTGTCCGTCGTCACACCGGGCCTCCCCTCGCGTGGCCGTGCACCGCGAGTGCCACCGTGGCGTTCTCCGGAGGGCGGCCGGCGGACCGCGCCGGACGGGCCCGGACCGTACCGGCGAGGACGGTGCCGACAAGCTCGTGCCCGGCGTCCGTACACGCCTGGGCGATGCCGGCGAGCTCCTGCGCGGTCCACAGGCCCGCGCTGAGCACCACCAGGGCACCGGACTCGGTGCCGCGGTCCGGCACCATCGGCCGGGCCACCGAGACCTCCACCACCCGCAGCATGGGACACCCCCTGCTCGACGAGCTGGGGGAGGATCGCCGGCGGCCTCGGCGACGAGCTGCCCGGCGGCCCGGCGGGCGATCTCGTCACCGTCCGGTACGACGACCAGAAGCCGCCGGGAGACCGGCAGATGGTCCCGGAGTCGGGCGCACACCCGCCGGTAGCGGATCCGCCGGGCGGCCTCGCCGCCGGACGGCTGCGGGGGAGGCACGTCCCACCGGGTCTCCACGCCCAGCAGCCAGCGGATCCAGGCCCGCACGCCACGGCCCTTCGGCCGGTGCGCGGGCCGTTCATCAGGTACGTCGACGCCCCCCAGCAGCGCCGAGCCGAGCGCCGCGGCGATCTCCGGTCCGGTGCGCGGCCGACGGCTGCCCCGTGCGGCGGCGAGATGGCCGACGACCCCGAGCAGGAAGAACAGCAGTGCCCCGGCGAGGACGAGCTGCGCCCTGGTCGGCGCCGCCTCACCGGCCGGCCGGGCCGCCGGCCCCATGACGACCATGCCGGCCTTCTTGACCGCCGGGTCGGCCTCGTCCAGCTTCTTCATGGCCTCCTGGAGCGCGGTACGCAGCTTCTCCAGCTCGGTGCGGGCCTGCACGCTCTCCACGGTCCGCCCCGGATCGGCCCCGTTCGCCAGGTCGCTGATGCGGCGGTTGGTCTCCTCCATCTGCTGCCGCAGCGCCTCGGACCCCGTCACCGCTTCGGGGTCGGTGCTGTCTCCCGCGATCCGCGCGGCGAAGGTGACGAATTGCTGGGCCACCTGGTCACAGAGCCGCTGCGCGTGCTCCGGTGTGTCGGCCGTACCCGAGATCTTCAGGATGTTCCCGTCGGTGGCCTTGGCGCTCACCCGCTCCCGCAGCTCGGCGCCACTGCCCCCGGTCCAGCGGAGCATGGCGGCAGCCCGGTCGACCACCTCCGAACTGGTCGCGATCTCCGCCTGGGTCAGCAGCTCGCGCTCCTCCCACTGCCCCGGCAGCAGCACCGATGCCGAGGTCGTGTACGTGGGCGGGAACAGCAGACAAACGCCGTAGCCGACGAGCGCGCCCACCAGGGCGAGGAGGGCGAGAAGCCGTCGGCGCCGACGGAGGATCCGCCCGATCGTGGCCAGGCGCACCGGGTCATCGCTCAACGGCGCCGCCTCCTTGGCGCCCGGACCGGGCCGCCCGCCGGCACCGGGGCGTGGTCACGGCAGGCGGCGGCGTAGGCGGCGAGCAGTGACGCCTGCGAGTTCCGCCAGGAAAGCTGTCCGCCGATCCGTTCCCGGCCGATCTTGCCCATCCTCGCCCGCTCCTGGGGATCGTCCAGCAGCCGCGCGATGAGTCCGGCGAACCCCGCCTCGTCGTTGGCGGGTGCGTAGAGGGCGGCGTCACCGGCGGACACTCTCGCCTCCCGCAGGTCGAAGGAGACGATCGGCCGGCCCATCACCATGTACTCCAGGACCTTGTTCATGGTCGACACGTCGTTGAGCGGATTATGCGGGTCGGGGGAGAGGCACACGTCCGCGGTGGACAGGTAGCGCACCAGATCGGCGTCGGGAATACGGCCGGTGAACTGCACCTGCTCCTGGAGCCCGAGCCGCCGGGACAGCTCCACCATCGCCTCGAAGGTGTCGCCGGCGCCCACGAACACCGCGTGCCAGTCGGTCCGCCCCAGCTCGTCACGCAGCTTCGCCAGGGCCCGCAAGGCGTAGTCCACGCCGTCCTGCGGGCCCATGACGCCGAGGTAGCACAGCAGATGAGGCTTGCCGCGCTTGAGCTCCGGCTCGGGCGGTACGGGGTGGAACCGCTCGGTGTCGGGCGCGCTGCGCACCACGAAAACGTCCTTTGGGCGCCGGCCGCCACGGCGCACCGCGACGTCCCGGTAGCTCTCGTTCGTGGCGAGCACGACGTCCGCGGCCCGGTAGGTCAGCCGCTCCAGTGCGCACACGGCGCGGTAGAGCAGGTCCTCGCCGCGGCCGAACCGGGAGAGGTACAGCTCCGGTACCAGGTCGTGCTGGTCGAAGACGAACCGCGCGCCGCGCCGCTTGAGCCACAGTGCCGGCAGGAACAGCAGGTCGGGCGGGTTGCAGGCGTGGACCACGTCGACCGGGCCGGCCTTCCGGGCCAGCCGGGCCGTATGCCACAACGCCGATCCGTACTCCCGCAGATAGCCGGCCGGCCCTCCGGTGGCCGCGCGCAACGGGTAACGGTGGATCCGTACCCCGTCGATCTCCGCCTCCGGCTCCGTGTCCCGCTTCGTGCCCTGCGGACAGATGACGTGCACCGTCCAGCCCGCGTCGCGCAGCGTCGTGCACTCCTGCCACACCCGCCGGTCGAACGGCACCGACAGGTTCTCCACCAGGATCAGCGCGCGCCGTCCGGGCCGGCCGCCGCCGGGTGTCCCGCGAAACGATGTGTCACCAGGCAAGGCCCACGTACCCCGGTTCGGCCCGGCGCGCCTCGGCGTCGGGGAGGCGGACGAGATCGACGATCACCGGACCGTCGCCATGGGGCAGCGCCGAGAGCACGGCCGGGTCCTTGGTCCCGACCAGGCACACCTCGGCGTGCTGGAGCACCTCATCGACGGAGTCCGCGAGCAGTTTGGCCAGGTGCGGCAGCCGGGTCTCGATGTATTCGCGGTTCGCGCCGAGCAGCCGGGACAGGCTGACGTTGGCGTCGTAGATCTTCAGGTCGTACCCCTTGCCGAAAAGCCTCTCCGCCAGCTCGACGAGCGGGCTCTCGCGCAGGTCGTCGGTGCCGGGTTTGAAGGACAGCCCGAACAGGCCCGCCCGGCGTCTGCCGGTGCGCTCGACCAGTTCCACCGCGCGCTCCAGGTGTGCGGAGTTGGAGGGCAGTACGTGGGAGAGGATGGGCACCGAGACGTCGGCCCGCCGTGCCGCGTGGACC
Encoded proteins:
- the asnB gene encoding asparagine synthase (glutamine-hydrolyzing), translating into MCGIAGTYRWPDGKAVTDRLTDVLAHRGPDGAGRYSHRAGDGEVHLGHRRLAIIDLSGTGAQPMVSGGLALTYNGELYNAPELRAELAAAGVRFRGTSDTEVLLEAWRRWGTDCLPRLRGMFAFAVFDERTGDLVLARDQLGIKPLFLLRRGAGLVFASELKALAAISGGSLEVDPAALVASLLYYWVPDSRCAFREAEKLPPGSWLRFRPDGRVERGRYWNLKEVAAEGREQARAGEQPDLAAIVEESTRQHLLSDVPVATFLSGGLDSSYLTALAARHQPGISAYTIGFRAEDARFEAMPDDLRYARQVAERFGVDLHEIEIAPNVLDLLPRMTYHLDEPIGDPAAINTFLICSAAREAGVKVMLSGMGADELFAGYRKHLANLLALRYQRVPRPLRRGVSAAVDRLPVATSRRGYRSVRFAKRFLSFADLPEETAFRRSYTMYDEEELLALVDPDLARTVQDVLSEHAQIYQDNDLDDFVNRMCLGDARMFLPGLNLAYTDRSSMAASTEVRVPYVDVEVVRAAFAVPGDRKIVGRQGKAVLKEAATSVLPREIVYRPKGLFSAPLRAWMSRDLAPLVREVVNDGLLVRSGFLRRDALARLVAEDAAGQRDFSKHLWHVLTLEYWYRGATSGSGRRQAA
- a CDS encoding Wzz/FepE/Etk N-terminal domain-containing protein, with translation MTTDTTSQSSPAAPLLDLQALVAAVRRRRRLWCSMVLLGLLVGAAVAVLLPPPPTAVTKVLVAHKEDQPNDTGTLIRTDVALLGTTRIAGQALASLKSPQEPEDFMGDYRGTGLTNNLLQIDVTGGSEAEAVARAKALADAFVADHIRRMREAATAEATALLDQRDRMREELAQVNKAIGHRSPKGDPKASASLESLFARRAELNSRIADFDQRASEARTGTPRLVAGTQIVDAPRAVRHSLPKAAATNAAIGSVLGLVLGLALAAVGAVVADRPVLRREIAVNLGASVMAELRRAPRRPAGLRQRPGTRAAYERLTAALARIVRGSAEPVSLLELGCAHSASVIALNLARALAAKEQVVVVDGLPGPELANSRQEPGDPAVVGGERAAALPHRVRRLGVGSVAPGTAWTDLPWLGGRAVLVVRAGHGSAAWLHTVARQLADLRVAVIGVVLIDPDPRDRTDGTLWDGQRTALRGHFEWLARRNGGGTSHAVQAVGEGGPWTERRSGPAARIPDSDQEAR
- a CDS encoding glycosyltransferase family 4 protein gives rise to the protein MPGDTSFRGTPGGGRPGRRALILVENLSVPFDRRVWQECTTLRDAGWTVHVICPQGTKRDTEPEAEIDGVRIHRYPLRAATGGPAGYLREYGSALWHTARLARKAGPVDVVHACNPPDLLFLPALWLKRRGARFVFDQHDLVPELYLSRFGRGEDLLYRAVCALERLTYRAADVVLATNESYRDVAVRRGGRRPKDVFVVRSAPDTERFHPVPPEPELKRGKPHLLCYLGVMGPQDGVDYALRALAKLRDELGRTDWHAVFVGAGDTFEAMVELSRRLGLQEQVQFTGRIPDADLVRYLSTADVCLSPDPHNPLNDVSTMNKVLEYMVMGRPIVSFDLREARVSAGDAALYAPANDEAGFAGLIARLLDDPQERARMGKIGRERIGGQLSWRNSQASLLAAYAAACRDHAPVPAGGPVRAPRRRRR